In Topomyia yanbarensis strain Yona2022 chromosome 2, ASM3024719v1, whole genome shotgun sequence, one DNA window encodes the following:
- the LOC131683051 gene encoding mantle protein-like, whose amino-acid sequence MKAFVVLSMALAIASCAAVDDSTKKEKRGLWELSNDHDDFGHDHYDHYDHKTVTKTITKNVHVPYPVEVEKHVPVPVKVPYPVHVEKKVPVYVEKNVPVYVEKKIPVHVDRPVPYPVEVKVPVVQKEYVEVPKPYAVHVEKPVPVYINKPVYVEKPVPVTVHVKEHKKHWGLF is encoded by the exons ATGAAG GCGTTCGTAGTACTCTCCATGGCTCTGGCCATTGCCTCCTGTGCGGCAGTTGACGATTCCACCAAAAAGGAAAAACGTGGTCTCTGGGAACTGAGTAACGATCACGATGATTTTGGACACGATCACTATGATCACTACGACCACAAAACCGTAACCAAGACCATCACCAAAAACGTCCACGTGCCATATCCGGTTGAGGTCGAAAAGCACGTTCCCGTACCGGTTAAGGTTCCATACCCAGTTCATGTCGAAAAGAAGGTCCCCGTTTATGTGGAGAAAAATGTGCCAGTATACGTTGAAAAGAAGATTCCAGTCCACGTAGACCGTCCAGTCCCATATCCAGTCGAAGTTAAGGTCCCAGTTGTCCAGAAGGAATACGTCGAAGTGCCGAAACCGTACGCAGTTCATGTTGAGAAGCCCGTCCCAGTGTACATCAACAAACCGGTGTACGTCGAGAAGCCCGTTCCAGTGACCGTTCACGTCAAGGAACACAAGAAACACTGgggtctgttttaa
- the LOC131679384 gene encoding mantle protein-like codes for MKAFVILSMALAIASCAAVDDSSKKEKRGLWELSNDHDDFGHDHHNHYDHKTTVTKTITKNVHIPYPVEVEKHVPVPVKVPYPVHVEKKVPVYVEKNVPVYVEKKVPVHVDRPVPYPVEVKVPVVQKEYVEVPKPYAVHVEKPVPVYINKPVYVEKHVPVTVQIKEHKKHWGLF; via the exons ATGAAG GCGTTCGTAATACTGTCCATGGCTCTGGCCATTGCCTCCTGTGCTGCAGTTGACGATTCCAGCAAAAAAGAAAAACGTGGCCTCTGGGAGCTGAGTAACGATCACGATGATTTTGGACACGATCACCACAATCACTACGACCACAAAACCACCGTAACCAAGACCATCACCAAAAACGTCCATATCCCATATCCGGTTGAGGTTGAGAAACACGTTCCCGTTCCGGTGAAGGTTCCATACCCAGTTCATGTCGAAAAGAAGGTCCCCGTTTATGTGGAGAAAAATGTGCCAGTATACGTTGAGAAGAAGGTCCCGGTTCACGTTGACCGTCCAGTTCCGTATCCAGTTGAAGTTAAGGTTCCAGTCGTCCAGAAGGAATACGTTGAAGTGCCAAAACCGTACGCAGTTCATGTTGAGAAGCCCGTCCCAGTGTACATCAACAAGCCGGTGTATGTCgagaagcatgttccagtgacCGTGCAAATCAAAGAACATAAGAAACATTGGGGTCTGTTTTAA